From one Lycium ferocissimum isolate CSIRO_LF1 chromosome 5, AGI_CSIRO_Lferr_CH_V1, whole genome shotgun sequence genomic stretch:
- the LOC132057893 gene encoding uncharacterized protein LOC132057893, with the protein MKDSKSVSDYISRVLAVVNQIKRYGEELNDDRVVAKILRSLDSKFNYIVVAIEESKDLDTMTIVELMGSLQAHEEKLKKLKQESVEQALQAKLSSKAKYERRGSQQRGPGLGRGRGRGGRDGSQPPTKENRTQDSNQGRGRIREEENVERNKWYIGSRASNHICGKKHLFAEFEEFNGGNITLGDSSKVQIKGKCTILIRLKDGSHQFISNVMYIPKMESNILSLGQLLEKNYDIHLKDKKLTMKDENGRLLAKVPMAKNKMFVLNLQSDEKSEVFENFKNFKSMVEKQSGYQIKSLRSDNGAEFTSNEFKAFCGKTGIRHFFTIPRSPQQNGVVERKNRTILNMARSML; encoded by the exons ATGAAGGATTCCAAATCAGTTTCGGATTATATTTCAAGAGTCTTGGCGGTTGTCAATCAAATAAAGAGATATGGTGAAGAGTTGAATGATGATAGGGTGGTTGCAAAAATATTACGATCCctagattcaaaatttaattatattgttgttgCCATTGAAGAGTCCAAGGACTTGGACACCATGACCATAGTAGAACTCATGGGTTCTTTGCAAGCACatgaagaaaaattgaagaaactgAAACAAGAGTCGGTTGAACAAGCTTTGCAAGCAAAACTTTCTTCGAAGGCGAAATATGAAAGGCGTGGCTCACAACAAAGAGGTCCTGGGCTTGGAAGAGGTCGTGGTAGAGGAGGAAGAGATGGTAGTCAACCTCCGACCAAAGAAAATAGAACTCAAGACTCCAACCAAGGAAGAGGCCGCATAAGAG aagaagaaaatgtagaaagaaataaatggtaCATTGGTTCCCGTGCAAGCAACCATATTTGCGGGAAGAAGCATTTATTTGCAGAGTTTGAGGAATTTAATGGTGGCAACATCACTCTTGGAGACTCTTCAAAAGTTCAAATCAAAGGAAAATGTACGATTTTAATTCGTTTGAAAGATGGAAGTCATCAATTTATCTCTAATGTCATGTATATACCGAAAATGGAAAGTAATATTCTGAGTTTGGGACagcttttggagaaaaattatgacattcatttgaaagataaaaagttGACTATGAAAGATGAAAATGGGAGATTGTTAGCCAAAGTTCCTATGgctaaaaataaaatgtttgttttgaatCTTCAAAGTGAT gaaaaatctGAGGTttttgaaaacttcaagaatttTAAGAGCATGGTGGAGAAACAAAGTGGCTACCAAATAAAGTCACTTCGGTCCGATAATGGTGCAGAATTCACTTCAAATGAATTCAAGGCTTTTTGTGGAAAAACTGGAATTCGTCATTTTTTTACCATTCCAAGATCGCCTCAACAAAATGGCGTGGTGGAGAGGAAGAATCGGACTATTCTCAACATGGCAAGAAGTATGTTGTAG
- the LOC132057007 gene encoding laccase-4-like, giving the protein MNSWICLFILLAICLFPLVVECRVRHYKFNVVMTNTTRLCASKPIATVNGKFPGPTIYAREGDNVLVKVVNHVKYNVSIHWHGIRQLRTGWADGPAYIAQCPIQPGQHYMYNFTITGQRGTLFWHAHILWLRATVHGAIVILPKLGVPYPFPKPNHEAVVVLAEWWKSDTEAVINEALKSGLAPNVSDTHTINGHPGPVSNCSSQGGYKLNVEPGKTYMLRVINAALNEEVFFKIAGHIMTVVEVDATYVKPFKTDTIVIAPGQTTNVLINANKNSGKYMVAASPFMDAPIAVDNVTAIATLHYPATLGGNNPTTTLTSTSTPPKNATPVANNFLDSLRSLNSQKYPAKVPLNIDHSLLFTVGLGVNPCPTCKQGNGSRVVASINNVTFTMPTTALLQAHYFGIKGVFTTDFPANPPVVFNYTSTTVPPANMGTTNGTKVYRLPYNATVQLVLQDTGLIAPENHPLHLHGFNFYQVGKGLGNYNSKTDPKNFNLVDPVERNTVGVPAGGWVAIRFRADNPGVWFMHCHLEVHTTWGLKMAFLVDNGKGPNESLLPPPKDLPKC; this is encoded by the exons ATGAACTCTTGGATTTGCCTTTTCATCCTATTGGCAATTTGCCTTTTTCCTCTTGTCGTTGAATGCAGGGTTCGACATTACAAGTTCAAT GTGGTAATGACGAATACAACTCGGCTTTGTGCATCGAAGCCCATTGCTACTGTGAATGGGAAATTTCCAGGACCTACAATCTATGCTAGGGAAGGAGACAATGTACTTGTCAAAGTTGTTAATCATGTTAAGTATAATGTCTCTATCCATTG GCATGGTATTAGACAACTTAGAACAGGTTGGGCAGATGGACCAGCGTATATTGCACAATGTCCAATTCAGCCAGGGCAACACTATATGTACAACTTCACCATCACAGGCCAAAGGGGTACACTATTTTGGCATGCTCATATTTTGTGGCTAAGGGCCACTGTTCATGGTGCAATTGTCATCTTGCCTAAACTTGGAGTTCCTTATCCATTCCCAAAACCCAACCATGAAGCTGTTGTTGTCCTAG CTGAATGGTGGAAATCTGATACTGAAGCCGTGATTAATGAAGCTCTAAAATCAGGATTGGCCCCTAATGTTTCTGATACTCACACTATTAATGGTCATCCCGGACCTGTTTCAAATTGTTCATCACAAG GTGGATACAAGTTGAATGTTGAACCAGGAAAAACCTACATGTTACGAGTCATCAATGCTGCACTCAACGAAGAAGTCTTCTTCAAGATTGCCGGCCACATAATGACAGTAGTTGAAGTCGATGCCACCTACGTTAAACCCTTCAAAACAGACACAATTGTAATCGCCCCTGGCCAAACGACCAACGTACTTATCAATGCCAATAAAAATTCTGGCAAGTACATGGTTGCTGCTTCACCTTTTATGGATGCACCTATTGCTGTTGACAATGTTACAGCAATAGCCACTTTACATTACCCTGCCACACTTGGTGGAAATAACCCCACTACTACACTTACTAGTACAAGTACACCCCCAAAAAATGCCACCCCTGTAGCCAACAATTTTCTTGATTCTCTAAGAAGCCTGAATTCCCAAAAATACCCTGCTAAAGTTCCACTAAATATTGATCATTCCTTGTTATTTACAGTAGGTCTAGGTGTTAACCCATGCCCAACTTGCAAACAAGGCAATGGAAGCAGAGTTGTGGCTAGTATAAACAATGTTACATTTACTATGCCAACAACTGCACTTTTACAAGCACATTATTTTGGAATCAAAGGAGTTTTCACGACAGATTTTCCAGCGAACCCACCGGTTGTTTTCAACTACACTAGCACAACAGTACCACCGGCGAATATGGGCACGACGAATGGGACTAAGGTTTATAGGTTGCCTTATAATGCAACAGTTCAATTAGTTTTGCAAGATACTGGACTTATAGCCCCTGAAAACCATCCACTTCATTTGCATGGGTTCAATTTCTATCAAGTGGGAAAAGGACTAGGCAATTATAATTCAAAAACTGATCCTAAGAATTTTAATCTTGTGGATCCTGTTGAGAGGAATACAGTTGGTGTTCCAGCTGGAGGATGGGTTGCTATAAGATTCCGTGCTGACAATCCAG GAGTTTGGTTTATGCATTGCCATCTAGAGGTACACACAACATGGGGATTGAAAATGGCATTCCTTGTAGATAATGGCAAAGGTCCAAATGAGTCACTTTTACCACCTCCAAAGGATCTTCCAAAATGCTAA